In Pseudomonas fluorescens, the following are encoded in one genomic region:
- a CDS encoding glycine zipper 2TM domain-containing protein, producing the protein MNTIASWLTITLLGLVLGGCAAVGAGSGGAGEMEIRSGKIEQITQTQMQTNHDSGVGAIMGGIGGLALGSLIGQGTGRDVAMVAGALAGAAGGNYVEKKKYDQPVDAQQIIVRTQSGVLVQVTQPINPVLRKGMNVYVEGAGNEARVVPQS; encoded by the coding sequence ATGAACACAATCGCTTCCTGGCTGACGATTACGCTTTTGGGTCTGGTGCTTGGCGGCTGTGCCGCGGTGGGCGCCGGGAGCGGAGGCGCTGGCGAGATGGAAATTCGCTCGGGGAAGATCGAGCAAATTACACAGACCCAGATGCAGACCAATCACGATAGCGGTGTCGGCGCCATAATGGGGGGTATTGGCGGTCTGGCCCTGGGAAGCCTGATCGGCCAGGGTACCGGCCGGGATGTGGCCATGGTCGCCGGTGCCCTCGCGGGTGCGGCAGGCGGCAACTACGTCGAAAAGAAAAAATATGATCAGCCCGTGGACGCACAGCAGATCATCGTTCGCACCCAGAGCGGCGTACTGGTTCAAGTGACCCAGCCGATCAACCCGGTGCTGAGAAAAGGCATGAACGTTTATGTCGAGGGTGCGGGCAACGAAGCGCGGGTGGTGCCACAAAGCTAG
- a CDS encoding helix-turn-helix transcriptional regulator, whose translation MTLPFSTCPDLHASIDIPSAELSSLLGLVYHGTLEPTPWASLLEALRQRFAASFFTLVLRNPDHERPGLIVNASVHGTLLPGEPSYSEHFYSICPFLDWPADQVASADQVLGTEAWLAHDFYRNYLQPLDLRDVLVANMRTTAGMHCALFACRDHASEAFTPAQINLIRLLLPHLQQAVDLHSAVDQLDAERQLYAATIDRLMVGTAILDENGRMMRCNRAAQRLFDSHDGLECRHDKLSAFAGHENRTLQQAIQAVLKQRPRGLDDLQVLTLSRPSGEMPLNLLLRPIAMNYQTHNSTRRPAVVVFIRDPADSPQASRDLLRSLFQLTRTETEVAMLVMNGQTLDETAEALGVSRNTVRAHLRGVFAKTGATRQAQLVKTLLNSVASLG comes from the coding sequence ATGACCCTGCCCTTTTCCACCTGCCCGGACCTGCACGCCAGCATCGACATCCCCTCTGCCGAGCTCAGCAGCCTGCTCGGGCTGGTCTACCACGGCACGCTGGAGCCCACGCCCTGGGCCAGCTTGCTGGAAGCGCTTCGCCAGCGCTTCGCCGCTAGTTTCTTCACCCTGGTGCTGCGCAATCCCGACCATGAACGCCCCGGGCTGATCGTCAATGCCTCGGTGCATGGCACGCTGTTGCCCGGCGAGCCCTCCTACAGCGAGCATTTCTATTCGATCTGCCCGTTCCTCGACTGGCCCGCAGACCAAGTGGCCAGTGCCGACCAGGTGCTGGGCACAGAGGCGTGGCTGGCCCATGATTTCTACCGCAACTACCTGCAGCCACTGGACCTGCGCGATGTGCTGGTGGCCAACATGCGCACCACCGCCGGCATGCACTGCGCGCTGTTCGCCTGCCGCGACCACGCCAGCGAAGCGTTCACCCCGGCGCAGATCAACCTGATCCGCCTGTTGTTGCCGCACCTGCAACAGGCAGTGGACCTGCACTCAGCGGTGGACCAACTGGATGCCGAACGCCAGCTCTACGCGGCCACCATCGACCGCCTGATGGTGGGCACGGCCATCCTCGACGAGAACGGTCGGATGATGCGCTGCAACCGCGCCGCCCAGCGCCTGTTCGACAGCCATGACGGCCTGGAATGCAGGCACGACAAGCTCAGTGCCTTCGCCGGCCATGAGAACCGCACACTGCAGCAGGCCATCCAGGCGGTGCTGAAACAGCGCCCGCGCGGCCTCGACGACCTGCAAGTCCTGACCTTGTCGCGGCCCAGCGGCGAGATGCCACTGAACCTGCTGCTGCGCCCGATTGCCATGAACTACCAGACCCACAACAGCACCCGACGCCCGGCAGTGGTGGTGTTCATCCGCGATCCCGCCGACTCGCCCCAAGCCTCGCGCGACCTGCTGCGTAGCCTGTTCCAACTGACCCGCACGGAAACCGAAGTGGCCATGCTGGTCATGAACGGCCAGACCCTCGATGAGACGGCCGAAGCGCTCGGGGTTTCGCGCAACACCGTGCGCGCCCACTTGCGCGGTGTGTTCGCCAAGACTGGCGCCACGCGCCAGGCGCAACTGGTCAAGACCTTGCTTAATAGCGTGGCGTCTTTGGGCTAG
- the cysN gene encoding sulfate adenylyltransferase subunit CysN, with amino-acid sequence MNAITDARNDDLTPYLQQQQNKQLLRFITCGSVDDGKSTLIGRLLYESKALFEDQLGQLEADSKRLGTQGDELDFALLVDGLSAEREQGITIDVAYRFFATDKRKFIVADTPGHEQYTRNMVTGASTADLAVILIDARQGLLTQTRRHSYLVSLLGIRKVVVAINKLDLVGFSQAVFERIETEYRAFATQIGLHDIQCIPLSALRGDNMLEASANTLWYQGPTLLQHLENVPLEQARQVEAAFRLPVQWVNRPNLDFRGYCGNVVAGSVNVGDRIRVLPSGQQSEVTAIFGSAGEQQQALCNQAVTLVLKDDIDISRGDLIALADAPPAVADQFEATLVWMDDEPMLPGRPYLMKIGCRTIGMSCANLKHRVDVNSLEHLAAKTLELNGIGVCNLHLDRPIAFDAYADNRDTGGFIVIDRLSNRTVGAGMLHFALRRAQNVHWQAIDVNREAHAALKGQSPRVLWFTGLSGAGKSTIANLVERKLHALGRHTYLLDGDNVRHGLNRDLGFTEADRVENIRRVSEVARLMLDAGLITLVSFISPFRAERDMARSLAGDGNFLEIFIDAPLALAEQRDPKGLYLKARRGELKNFTGIDSPYEPPVAPDIHIDTQHESAEAAAERIVQALLGL; translated from the coding sequence ATGAACGCGATCACCGATGCACGCAATGACGACCTGACGCCCTACCTGCAACAACAGCAGAACAAGCAACTGCTGCGCTTCATCACCTGTGGCAGTGTCGACGACGGCAAGAGCACCTTGATCGGCCGCCTGCTGTATGAGTCCAAGGCGCTGTTCGAGGACCAGCTTGGCCAGCTCGAAGCCGACTCGAAAAGACTCGGCACCCAGGGTGACGAACTGGATTTCGCCCTGCTGGTCGACGGCCTGAGCGCCGAGCGCGAGCAAGGCATCACCATCGATGTGGCCTACCGTTTTTTTGCCACTGACAAGCGCAAGTTCATTGTCGCCGACACCCCCGGCCACGAACAGTACACCCGCAACATGGTCACTGGCGCCTCGACCGCGGACCTCGCGGTGATCCTCATCGATGCTCGCCAGGGCCTGTTGACGCAGACCCGTCGGCACAGTTACCTGGTGTCGCTGCTGGGCATTCGCAAGGTCGTTGTCGCCATCAACAAGCTGGACCTGGTGGGCTTTTCACAAGCGGTGTTCGAACGCATTGAAACCGAGTATCGCGCGTTCGCCACGCAGATCGGCCTGCATGACATTCAGTGCATCCCGCTCTCTGCGCTACGTGGCGACAACATGCTCGAAGCCAGTGCGAACACCCTCTGGTATCAGGGGCCGACCCTGCTCCAGCATCTGGAGAACGTCCCTCTGGAGCAGGCTCGACAAGTCGAGGCAGCGTTCCGCCTGCCCGTACAGTGGGTAAACCGTCCCAATCTGGATTTTCGTGGCTACTGCGGCAACGTTGTCGCAGGCAGCGTCAACGTGGGTGACCGCATTCGGGTGCTGCCATCAGGGCAACAGAGTGAGGTCACCGCGATCTTCGGTAGTGCCGGGGAACAGCAACAAGCCCTGTGCAACCAGGCTGTCACCCTCGTTCTCAAGGATGACATCGATATCAGCCGTGGCGACTTGATTGCTCTGGCCGACGCACCACCGGCAGTGGCCGACCAGTTCGAGGCGACTCTGGTGTGGATGGACGATGAGCCGATGTTGCCCGGGCGTCCTTACTTGATGAAGATCGGTTGTCGGACCATCGGCATGAGTTGCGCCAACCTCAAGCACCGGGTCGATGTGAATAGCCTGGAGCACCTGGCGGCCAAGACCCTGGAACTGAATGGCATTGGCGTATGCAACCTGCATCTGGACCGTCCGATCGCCTTCGATGCCTATGCCGACAACCGCGATACCGGGGGTTTTATCGTCATCGACCGTTTAAGCAATCGCACGGTCGGTGCCGGCATGCTGCACTTCGCCTTGCGCCGTGCGCAGAACGTGCACTGGCAGGCCATCGACGTCAATCGCGAGGCCCACGCCGCGCTCAAGGGCCAGTCGCCGCGGGTGCTGTGGTTTACCGGTTTGTCCGGCGCGGGCAAATCGACCATCGCCAACCTGGTCGAGCGCAAGCTGCATGCCCTGGGCCGGCACACCTATCTGCTCGACGGCGACAACGTGCGCCACGGCCTGAACCGCGACCTGGGCTTTACCGAAGCCGACCGGGTGGAAAACATCCGCCGGGTCTCGGAGGTGGCCAGGCTGATGCTCGATGCCGGGCTGATCACCCTGGTCTCGTTCATCTCGCCGTTCCGTGCCGAGCGTGACATGGCCCGCAGCCTGGCCGGCGACGGCAACTTCCTCGAGATCTTCATCGATGCGCCGCTGGCCCTGGCCGAGCAGCGCGACCCCAAGGGCCTGTACCTCAAAGCCCGGCGCGGTGAGCTGAAGAACTTCACCGGCATCGACTCGCCCTACGAGCCGCCGGTGGCGCCGGACATCCATATCGACACCCAGCACGAGTCTGCCGAGGCCGCCGCCGAACGCATCGTCCAGGCCCTGCTGGGGCTGTAA
- the cysD gene encoding sulfate adenylyltransferase subunit CysD gives MLTHLQWLEAESIQIIREVVAECENPVMLYSIGKDSAVMLHLAMKAFAPGKPPFPLLHVDTTWKFREMIAFRDQTAERLGLELLVHINPEGVEKAIDPFIHGSALHTDVWKTQGLKQALDHYGFDAAFGGARRDEEKSRAKERVFSLRSEQHRWDPKQQRPELWRLYNTRKRKGESLRVFPLSNWTELDIWQYIYLEQIPIVPLYFAKERPVVRRDGTLIMVDDERLPLRPGETPELRKVRFRTLGCYPLTGAIDSDADNLPAIISEMLVSRTSERQGRLIDSDSAGSMEKKKQEGYF, from the coding sequence ATGTTGACTCATCTGCAATGGCTGGAAGCGGAAAGCATCCAGATCATCCGCGAAGTGGTGGCCGAGTGTGAAAACCCGGTGATGCTCTACTCCATCGGCAAGGACAGCGCGGTCATGCTGCACCTGGCGATGAAAGCCTTCGCCCCGGGCAAGCCGCCCTTCCCCCTGCTGCACGTGGACACCACCTGGAAGTTTCGCGAAATGATCGCCTTTCGCGACCAGACCGCCGAACGCCTGGGCCTGGAGCTGCTGGTGCACATCAACCCCGAAGGCGTGGAAAAGGCCATCGACCCCTTCATCCACGGCTCGGCCTTGCACACCGATGTGTGGAAGACCCAGGGCCTTAAGCAGGCCCTGGACCACTACGGTTTCGATGCCGCATTCGGCGGCGCCCGGCGCGACGAAGAAAAGTCGCGGGCCAAGGAGCGGGTGTTTTCGCTGCGCTCCGAGCAGCACCGCTGGGACCCCAAGCAGCAGCGCCCGGAGCTCTGGCGCCTGTACAACACCCGCAAGCGCAAGGGTGAAAGCCTGCGGGTGTTCCCGCTGTCGAACTGGACCGAGCTGGATATCTGGCAATACATCTACCTGGAACAGATCCCCATCGTGCCCTTGTACTTCGCCAAGGAGCGCCCGGTGGTGCGCCGTGACGGCACGCTGATCATGGTCGATGACGAGCGCTTGCCGTTGCGGCCCGGAGAAACCCCGGAACTGCGCAAGGTGCGCTTCCGCACCCTGGGCTGCTACCCGCTGACCGGCGCCATCGACAGTGACGCCGACAATCTGCCGGCGATCATCAGCGAGATGCTGGTCAGCCGCACCTCGGAACGCCAGGGCCGCCTGATCGACAGCGACTCGGCGGGCTCCATGGAGAAGAAGAAACAAGAGGGGTATTTCTGA
- a CDS encoding SRPBCC domain-containing protein, whose protein sequence is MTAEKNLVRSVTVDIAAPAEFVWSVLIDLVRYPQWNPYTVKIESSLRLGEPVNLFLPNPGRPGELLHVIEYLADFEPHRLLAWEMYANADNPDAARREQHIEHTGAARCRYHTTDQFLGATADQVMTDHGAWVKQGFDAVAHALKIRAETLYASVA, encoded by the coding sequence ATGACCGCAGAGAAAAACCTGGTCCGTTCAGTGACCGTGGACATCGCCGCACCGGCCGAATTTGTCTGGTCGGTACTGATCGACCTGGTGCGTTATCCGCAGTGGAACCCCTACACCGTCAAGATCGAGTCCAGCTTGCGATTGGGCGAACCGGTCAATCTGTTTCTGCCCAATCCGGGGCGGCCAGGTGAATTGCTGCACGTGATCGAGTACCTGGCGGACTTCGAACCCCACCGGCTGCTCGCCTGGGAGATGTATGCCAACGCCGACAATCCCGACGCTGCCCGTCGCGAGCAGCACATCGAGCACACCGGCGCGGCCCGTTGCCGCTACCACACCACCGACCAGTTCCTCGGCGCCACCGCCGACCAGGTCATGACCGATCATGGCGCCTGGGTCAAACAAGGGTTCGATGCCGTTGCCCACGCCCTGAAGATCCGTGCCGAGACGCTGTACGCGTCCGTCGCGTGA
- a CDS encoding DUF1214 domain-containing protein translates to MVTDRIDQEVLSGESWNLFCEQLRRSGEQILRAEAPADVQTRAEGFRYLTRLLRIALEMHLEFADPDFPGFITPSHETAKIGADNPDNLYSYARLNGAHEYRVSGQRGSVAYLSFGSQKGGYETDGKMIQTGFLDAGMLQSDAEGNFEIILSQHPPGIGNWLRLEPQSNALIVRQTFLDRSSEQPAQLRIERLNARQTPEPLDAPRLQQSLQRVGSFVENTARLFADWAQGYQKHTNQLPAADQALCQSVGGDPNIFYYHSYWALADDEALLIEVDQVPDCDFWNVQINNYWMESLDYRYHRICLNKQSAQLEADGRLRMILCAVDPGLANWLETASHPHGTLCLRWVGAKQPVQPTTRVVKLNDLKELVR, encoded by the coding sequence ATGGTTACAGACAGGATCGATCAGGAGGTACTCAGCGGCGAAAGCTGGAACCTCTTCTGCGAGCAACTGCGACGTAGCGGCGAGCAAATATTGCGCGCCGAGGCTCCGGCCGATGTGCAGACCCGCGCCGAAGGTTTTCGCTATCTCACGCGGTTGCTGCGCATTGCGCTGGAAATGCACCTGGAATTTGCTGATCCGGACTTCCCGGGCTTCATCACCCCCTCCCATGAAACGGCGAAAATTGGCGCTGACAACCCCGATAATTTGTATAGCTATGCGCGCCTCAACGGCGCGCACGAGTATCGGGTCAGCGGCCAGCGCGGCAGTGTTGCCTACCTCAGTTTCGGCTCCCAGAAGGGGGGCTATGAGACAGATGGCAAGATGATCCAGACCGGCTTTCTCGATGCGGGGATGTTGCAGTCGGATGCCGAGGGCAACTTCGAAATCATCCTCAGCCAGCACCCGCCTGGCATCGGTAACTGGCTGCGGCTTGAACCGCAGAGCAATGCCCTGATTGTCCGCCAAACCTTTCTGGACCGTAGCAGCGAGCAGCCGGCGCAACTGCGCATTGAACGTCTGAATGCCCGCCAGACACCCGAACCGCTGGATGCGCCGCGCTTGCAACAAAGCCTGCAGCGGGTGGGCAGTTTCGTCGAGAACACCGCGCGGTTATTCGCCGACTGGGCTCAGGGTTACCAGAAGCACACCAATCAACTGCCCGCCGCCGACCAGGCACTGTGCCAGTCGGTGGGAGGCGACCCGAACATTTTCTATTACCACTCTTACTGGGCGCTGGCGGATGACGAGGCATTGCTGATCGAGGTCGATCAGGTACCCGACTGCGATTTCTGGAATGTGCAGATCAACAACTACTGGATGGAGTCGCTCGACTACCGCTATCACCGCATCTGCCTGAACAAACAGTCGGCGCAGCTGGAGGCGGATGGCCGCTTGCGCATGATCCTCTGCGCCGTTGACCCCGGTCTGGCGAACTGGCTGGAAACTGCCAGCCATCCGCATGGCACCCTCTGCCTGCGATGGGTGGGAGCAAAGCAGCCGGTGCAGCCAACGACACGCGTGGTCAAACTCAATGATCTGAAGGAGCTTGTGCGATGA
- a CDS encoding sulfotransferase, with product MSANDFALDALLAEACARAGGLDDFGPGDFRQGLVVLADALEKEARLSPSGRGLLREKLLAQLVNRLIIEDHCRRYPQILELEINDPLVIVGLPRTGTTLLQRTLAVDPQFSKAQWWETRYPAPLPGETLEQPLLRIARARDEVAGMIEFLPQLLAIHPLDAEQPDEEFMLMEHSFLCAMDSYVNVPSYTSWLDRQDQTQVYQYLKRTLQFLQWQQARRGIEPGRRWLLKSPQHLHTLELLFEVFPKAQVILTHREPAKTIPSLASFIHTLWMLYSDEADAEAVGEQWNRRMARALRHTMAVRERMPSERFLDVHFEDTLAAPQAVVERIYRFAGLEQTPQVEIAMGRWLAENGREKRAVHHYNPGQFGLSEDMLQRDYAEYRTRHIPA from the coding sequence ATGAGTGCCAATGACTTCGCCCTGGATGCCTTGCTGGCTGAAGCCTGCGCACGTGCGGGCGGCCTCGACGATTTCGGCCCGGGCGATTTTCGCCAGGGCCTGGTGGTGCTGGCTGACGCCCTGGAGAAAGAAGCGCGGCTATCACCGTCGGGGCGCGGACTCTTGCGTGAGAAGCTGCTGGCGCAACTGGTCAACCGTCTGATCATCGAGGATCACTGTCGGCGTTACCCACAAATCCTCGAACTGGAAATCAACGACCCACTGGTGATCGTCGGCCTACCACGCACCGGCACCACGCTGCTGCAACGCACCCTGGCGGTGGACCCACAGTTCAGCAAGGCGCAGTGGTGGGAGACCCGTTACCCTGCGCCATTGCCGGGTGAAACCCTGGAACAGCCGCTGCTGCGCATTGCCCGGGCACGTGACGAAGTGGCGGGGATGATTGAGTTCCTCCCGCAGTTACTCGCCATTCACCCCCTCGATGCAGAGCAGCCCGATGAAGAATTCATGCTCATGGAGCACTCGTTCCTGTGCGCCATGGACTCCTATGTCAACGTGCCGAGCTATACCTCGTGGCTTGATCGCCAGGACCAGACCCAGGTTTATCAGTATCTCAAGCGAACCCTGCAATTCCTGCAATGGCAGCAAGCACGTCGTGGCATCGAGCCTGGCCGTCGCTGGTTGCTCAAGAGTCCTCAGCACTTGCATACCCTGGAACTGCTGTTCGAGGTTTTCCCGAAAGCGCAGGTGATCCTCACTCATCGTGAACCGGCCAAGACCATTCCCTCCCTGGCCAGTTTTATCCATACCCTCTGGATGCTCTACAGCGACGAGGCCGATGCCGAGGCCGTTGGCGAACAGTGGAACCGGCGTATGGCACGTGCTCTGCGCCACACCATGGCGGTCCGCGAACGCATGCCTTCCGAACGCTTCCTCGATGTGCATTTCGAGGACACGCTGGCCGCACCGCAAGCCGTAGTCGAGCGTATCTATCGTTTTGCCGGCCTCGAGCAGACACCGCAGGTCGAGATCGCCATGGGACGCTGGCTGGCGGAAAACGGCCGTGAAAAACGAGCTGTACATCACTACAACCCCGGCCAGTTCGGCCTCAGCGAGGACATGTTGCAACGTGATTATGCGGAGTATCGAACCCGGCATATTCCAGCCTGA
- a CDS encoding SDR family oxidoreductase: protein MLLKDKVVMVSGIGPGLGIKLALEAAREGARAVAIGARDMGRLLEAQQRIKAVAGHCQVLCVATDITDMQACKRFAEATLEQFGRIDALINSAFSHGGFQAVDEANNDPLREALEVNLLGSLNMSRAVLAPMRAQGAGAIVMINTLGVRKPYQGGAAYAASKSALAASVRYLASEQAAHGLRVNALACGWMWGEPVQALVRQTAAARGVSEEQVRSEFSVGIPGGRMRSDEECARAALFLASDYASAINGAQLDANGGEVMH from the coding sequence ATGCTATTGAAAGATAAAGTCGTGATGGTCTCGGGCATCGGCCCCGGGCTGGGTATCAAACTGGCCCTGGAGGCCGCGCGCGAAGGGGCGCGGGCCGTGGCCATCGGCGCCCGCGACATGGGCCGCCTGCTTGAGGCGCAACAGCGCATCAAGGCGGTTGCCGGGCATTGCCAAGTGCTGTGCGTGGCCACCGACATCACCGATATGCAGGCCTGCAAGCGTTTCGCCGAAGCCACCCTCGAGCAATTCGGCCGAATCGATGCGCTGATCAACAGCGCCTTTTCCCATGGCGGTTTCCAGGCGGTGGACGAGGCGAACAACGACCCGCTGCGCGAGGCGCTGGAGGTCAACCTGCTGGGCTCGCTGAACATGAGCCGCGCGGTGCTGGCACCCATGCGCGCGCAGGGCGCGGGGGCGATCGTCATGATCAACACCCTGGGTGTGCGCAAGCCGTATCAGGGTGGGGCGGCCTATGCCGCGTCGAAAAGCGCCCTGGCGGCCAGCGTGCGCTACCTGGCCAGCGAGCAGGCGGCCCACGGTTTGCGGGTCAACGCTCTGGCCTGTGGCTGGATGTGGGGCGAGCCGGTGCAGGCCCTGGTACGCCAGACGGCTGCTGCCCGGGGTGTCAGCGAAGAACAGGTGCGCTCCGAGTTCAGTGTCGGCATCCCCGGTGGGCGCATGCGCAGCGACGAGGAGTGCGCCCGCGCTGCGTTGTTTCTGGCTTCGGACTACGCCAGTGCGATCAATGGCGCGCAACTCGATGCCAACGGCGGCGAAGTGATGCACTGA
- a CDS encoding DHH family phosphoesterase, producing MIDHCAFNGDADGLCALQQLRLAGELDSQVRLVSGVKRDIELLCRVHAGPGERVTVLDVAHEQNREATRRLLDGGARVRYFDHHFAGELPRHPAFESFIDTGAQVCTSLLVNTYLDGRHHRWAVAAAFGDGLTGPARALATQHGLANDEVQALEELGLLLNYNAYGDSLSDLHFEPLALAAELLPYYDPLDFIRHSTSFTTLRMGHAADMAAAAGLEPWHEGRGARLYRLPAQPWARRVSGVLANQLAAGSPRKAIGLLSARADGDWAFSLRVPEEAGLAADAFCRQFPTGGGRKRAAGINRLADTQLKEVAARLLDCYR from the coding sequence ATGATTGATCACTGTGCCTTCAATGGCGATGCAGACGGCCTCTGTGCCCTGCAGCAGTTGCGCCTGGCGGGCGAACTGGATTCGCAGGTGCGTCTGGTCAGCGGGGTCAAGCGCGACATCGAGCTGTTGTGCCGGGTCCACGCCGGGCCCGGCGAGCGGGTCACGGTGCTGGACGTGGCCCACGAGCAGAACCGCGAGGCCACCCGGCGCCTGCTCGACGGCGGCGCCCGGGTACGCTACTTCGACCACCACTTTGCCGGCGAACTGCCGCGGCACCCGGCATTCGAGTCCTTCATCGACACTGGCGCCCAGGTGTGCACGAGCCTGCTGGTCAACACCTACCTGGACGGGCGTCATCACCGCTGGGCGGTGGCCGCCGCCTTTGGTGACGGCCTGACCGGCCCGGCACGGGCGCTGGCGACGCAGCATGGCCTGGCCAACGATGAGGTGCAGGCCCTGGAGGAGCTGGGCCTGCTGCTCAACTACAACGCCTATGGTGACAGCCTGTCGGACTTGCACTTCGAGCCGCTGGCGCTGGCCGCCGAGCTGCTGCCTTACTACGACCCGCTGGACTTCATCCGCCACAGCACAAGCTTCACCACCCTGCGCATGGGCCACGCCGCCGACATGGCCGCTGCTGCAGGCCTTGAACCCTGGCACGAGGGCCGGGGCGCGCGGCTGTACCGCCTGCCCGCGCAACCCTGGGCGCGGCGGGTCAGCGGCGTGCTGGCCAACCAGCTGGCGGCCGGTTCTCCGCGCAAGGCGATCGGCTTGCTCAGCGCCAGGGCGGACGGTGACTGGGCGTTCAGCCTGCGGGTACCGGAGGAGGCCGGGCTGGCGGCGGATGCCTTCTGCCGGCAGTTTCCCACGGGGGGCGGGCGCAAGCGTGCTGCCGGGATCAACCGTCTGGCCGACACGCAGTTGAAGGAAGTCGCCGCACGCCTGCTCGATTGCTATCGCTGA
- a CDS encoding ABC transporter substrate-binding protein yields MNTKALLPFGLALLATCSTAFAGATLDRVTRSGELTGVLMESYPPFSFLNEQNQLDGFDVDVAKAVAQRLGVKLKLQTPSWDVIAAGHWNGRYDICVCSMTPSKARAEVFDFPVEYYQSPAVIVVNAKDQDIVTGKDLSGKKVGVISASTYEAYLNKDLVIEGAEDKPLSYPFESVQVAPYDNETVAFQDLALGTGVRLDAMVTNLITARERIAQDPRFKIAGDTLYAEPNVVAIEKGDPQWNAKVTEVVTQLKADGTLSKISQKWIGADISQ; encoded by the coding sequence GTGAACACTAAGGCGCTTTTACCTTTTGGCTTGGCATTACTGGCTACCTGCTCGACGGCTTTCGCGGGCGCCACTCTGGATCGCGTAACCAGGAGCGGGGAGCTGACCGGCGTTCTGATGGAAAGCTATCCGCCATTCTCCTTTCTCAATGAACAGAACCAACTGGACGGGTTTGACGTCGATGTCGCCAAGGCTGTTGCGCAACGGCTAGGGGTGAAGCTGAAGCTGCAAACACCGTCCTGGGATGTCATCGCTGCCGGACACTGGAACGGACGATATGACATCTGCGTCTGCTCGATGACCCCGAGCAAGGCACGCGCCGAAGTGTTCGACTTCCCGGTGGAGTATTACCAGTCACCTGCCGTGATCGTGGTGAATGCCAAAGACCAGGACATTGTCACGGGCAAGGATCTGTCAGGTAAAAAAGTCGGTGTGATCAGTGCGTCGACCTATGAAGCCTATCTGAACAAGGATCTGGTGATCGAGGGCGCCGAGGACAAGCCGTTGAGCTATCCATTCGAAAGCGTCCAGGTCGCGCCATACGACAACGAAACGGTAGCCTTCCAGGATCTGGCCTTGGGCACAGGCGTGCGTCTGGATGCCATGGTCACCAACCTCATCACCGCTCGCGAACGCATCGCCCAGGATCCTCGCTTCAAAATTGCCGGCGACACGCTGTATGCAGAGCCCAACGTGGTCGCGATTGAAAAGGGCGATCCGCAATGGAACGCCAAAGTCACTGAGGTCGTCACCCAACTCAAGGCCGACGGCACATTAAGCAAGATTTCACAGAAGTGGATCGGTGCCGATATCAGCCAATGA
- a CDS encoding amino acid ABC transporter permease yields the protein MTALNPHPAKTAVAPEAETRRFSPLLGFRSRLYLTWTVLFGLCVMFFMSFDLKFSIILQKLPNLVGLHLGPDGFLQGAALTLFLCFCSIWLSLLLGFVTALARLSRSAVAFGIASFYASFFRGTPLLIQILLIYLGLPQLGVVPGAISAGIIALSLNYGAYLSEIFRAGIMAVAPGQREAAMALGLRPAATFLHVVLPQAMRTIIPPTTSQFISMLKDSSLISVMGVWEVMFLAQSYGRSSYRYIEMLTTAAVIYWLLSIGLELIQNRLERHYGKGFKHQR from the coding sequence ATGACAGCCCTCAATCCACACCCGGCCAAGACGGCTGTCGCCCCCGAAGCCGAGACGCGTCGTTTCAGCCCGCTACTGGGTTTTCGCTCTCGCCTGTATTTGACCTGGACCGTGCTGTTCGGCCTGTGCGTCATGTTTTTCATGAGCTTCGATCTGAAGTTCTCAATCATTCTGCAGAAGCTGCCCAACCTGGTCGGCCTGCATTTGGGGCCTGACGGTTTCTTGCAAGGCGCCGCGCTGACGCTGTTCTTGTGCTTCTGCTCGATCTGGCTTTCGTTGCTCCTTGGCTTCGTGACGGCACTGGCGCGCCTGTCTCGCAGTGCAGTGGCTTTCGGCATTGCCAGTTTCTATGCGTCCTTTTTTCGAGGTACTCCGCTGCTGATCCAGATCCTGCTGATCTACCTGGGTCTGCCGCAGTTGGGTGTTGTTCCTGGCGCCATCAGTGCGGGGATCATTGCGCTCTCGCTCAACTATGGTGCCTACCTCAGCGAGATTTTTCGTGCCGGTATCATGGCTGTAGCACCCGGGCAGCGCGAAGCGGCGATGGCCCTGGGTCTGAGGCCGGCGGCAACGTTCCTGCATGTCGTCTTGCCGCAAGCCATGCGCACGATCATTCCCCCGACAACCAGTCAGTTCATTTCAATGCTCAAGGACTCCTCGTTGATATCGGTGATGGGCGTTTGGGAAGTGATGTTCCTGGCGCAGTCGTACGGTCGCTCGTCCTACCGCTACATCGAAATGCTCACCACCGCAGCCGTTATCTATTGGCTCCTGTCCATTGGATTGGAGTTGATACAGAACCGTCTTGAACGCCACTACGGCAAAGGTTTCAAGCATCAGCGCTGA